The genomic window CATGACGGTGGTGGATTACTGCGCCGGCGGCGGCGGCAAGACGCTGGGTCTGGCCCAGGCGATGAAGGCGCAAGGCAAGCTGGTCGCCTCGGATGTCGTCAACAAGCGGCTGGAGAACATCCGTCCTCGCCTGCAGCGCGCGGGCGTCGAGGCGGAGCTGGTCCTGATCGGCCAGAACGGCGGCGGTCTGGAAGCCGTCAACGGCCAAGCGGATCTGGTCTTCGTCGATGCGCCCTGTTCGGGCTCTGGCACATGGCGTCGTCGTCCTGAGGACGCCTGGCGCCTGACGGCCGAGGAGATCGAAAAGCTGCACGGCCTGCAGGTGCGTATTTTGAGCCAGGCGACCAGGCTTGTGAAGCCGGGCGGCCGACTGGTCTATGTCACCTGTTCGATGCTGGCGCGCGAGAACGAGGCCAGCGTCGACGCCTTCGAGGCCGCCAATCCCGACTTCCGCCCGGTCGCGGTCACCGACGTCTTCTCGGCGCCGCAATTGACCGAGGCGGCGCAGGCGAAGTTCGCCGAGCTGGCGTCCGGGGCGCGGCTGCGCCTGTCGCCGGCCTCGGCCGACACCGACGGCTTCTTCGCCGCCATCTACGAGCGCGCGGCATGAAGCTGGCGCGGCATGGCGGGGTTTCGCTGCTCTACGTCATGGCCGCGCCTGCTGAATACGGGCCGCACCTTCAGGCCCGGATCGCGCCGCTGATGACCGGCGTCGGTCCTGTTGAGGCCGCCGTGAGCCTGGGCGCCGCCCTGGCGCGGCTGGAGGCGGCGGGCGATCTGCCGGATCTGATCGTATCGCTGGGCTCGTGCGGATCGCGGGTGCTGGATCATGCGGCGGTCTATCAGGCCTCGTCCGTCGCCTATCGGGATATGGACGCCAGCCCGCTGGGTTTTCCGAAGGGCGTGACCCCCTTGCTGGACCAGCCCGCCGTCCTGCCTTTGCCGTGCCCGATCCCCGGCGTGCCGACGGCGACCCTGTCGACCGGAGCGAACGTCGTGTCCGGCGCCGCCTATGACGCCATCGACGCCGAGATGGTGGACATGGAGACCTGGGCCCTGGTCCGCGCCGCCCAGATCTTCGGTGTGCCCCTGATCGCCTTACGCGGCGTGTCGGACGGTCGCGCCGAGTTGAAGGCTTTGGAGGATTGGACCTCGACCCTGCATCATGTCGACGAGAACCTGGCCGTTGCCCTGGATCGGCTGATCGCGTGGCTGGAGGCCGACGGCCCCGCCGCTCTTGAGTTTCCCGCCCTTGAAATGTCGGCCCCGCCCGGCCAAGACCCCGCCCATCTTCCTGCCCCGGATTCGATCACGCCATGACCACGCCGCAAGACCACCAAAAGGTCCTCATCGTCGACTTCGGCAGCCAGGTGACGCAGCTGATCGCGCGGCGCCTGCGCGAGGCCAGCGTCTATTGCGAGATCCATCCGTTCCAGAAGGCGGAAGCGGCTCTGACGGCCATGAACCCGGCGGCCATCATCCTGTCGGGCGGTCCCGAGAGCGTGCATGAAGAGGGCAGCCCCCGCGCGCCGCAGGGCGTGTTCGAGGCCGGCGTGCCGGTTCTGGGCATCTGCTACGGCGAGATGACGATGTGCGAGCAGCTGGGCGGCAAGGTCGAGGGCGGCCACACGCGCGAGTTCGGCCGCGCAGAGATCACGGTTCAGAAGACCTCGCCCCTGCTGGCCGACCTGGCCCCCGTCGGCGAGAACGAAGAGGTCTGGATGAGCCATGGCGACAAGATCGTCGCCATTCCGCAAGGCTTCGACGTGGTCGCCTCGTCCGAGGGGTCACCCTATGCGGTGATCGCCGACGAGGCCCGTCGCTTCTACGGTGTGCAGTTCCACCCCGAGGTGATGCACACCCCGCGCGGCCATCAGATGCTGAAGAACTTCACCCACGGCATCGCGGGCTTGAAGGGCGACTGGACCATGGCCGCCTATCGCGACGAGAAGATCGCCCAGATCCGCGAACAGGTCGGCGACGCCAAGGTGATCTGCGGCCTGTCGGGCGGCGTTGACTCCTCGGTCGCCGCCGTTCTGATCCATGAGGCCATCGGGGATCAATTGACTTGCGTCTTCGTCGACACCGGCTTGTTGAGGAAGGACGAGGCCACCCAGGTCACGACCCTGTTTCGCGAGCACTACAACATCCCGCTGGTGCATGTTGATGCGTCGAAGGAATTCCTGAGCGAACTGGCCGGGATTTCCGACCCCGAAACCAAGCGCAAGACCATCGGCCGGCTGTTCATCGAGGTGTTCGATCGCGAATCCGCCAAGATCGAGGGCGCCGAATTCCTGGCGCAAGGCACCCTCTATCCAGACGTGATCGAGAGCGTCTCCTCGTCCAGCGGCA from Brevundimonas fontaquae includes these protein-coding regions:
- a CDS encoding 5'-methylthioadenosine/S-adenosylhomocysteine nucleosidase (Enables the cleavage of the glycosidic bond in both 5'-methylthioadenosine and S-adenosylhomocysteine), whose translation is MKLARHGGVSLLYVMAAPAEYGPHLQARIAPLMTGVGPVEAAVSLGAALARLEAAGDLPDLIVSLGSCGSRVLDHAAVYQASSVAYRDMDASPLGFPKGVTPLLDQPAVLPLPCPIPGVPTATLSTGANVVSGAAYDAIDAEMVDMETWALVRAAQIFGVPLIALRGVSDGRAELKALEDWTSTLHHVDENLAVALDRLIAWLEADGPAALEFPALEMSAPPGQDPAHLPAPDSITP
- the guaA gene encoding glutamine-hydrolyzing GMP synthase, which gives rise to MTTPQDHQKVLIVDFGSQVTQLIARRLREASVYCEIHPFQKAEAALTAMNPAAIILSGGPESVHEEGSPRAPQGVFEAGVPVLGICYGEMTMCEQLGGKVEGGHTREFGRAEITVQKTSPLLADLAPVGENEEVWMSHGDKIVAIPQGFDVVASSEGSPYAVIADEARRFYGVQFHPEVMHTPRGHQMLKNFTHGIAGLKGDWTMAAYRDEKIAQIREQVGDAKVICGLSGGVDSSVAAVLIHEAIGDQLTCVFVDTGLLRKDEATQVTTLFREHYNIPLVHVDASKEFLSELAGISDPETKRKTIGRLFIEVFDRESAKIEGAEFLAQGTLYPDVIESVSSSSGKAHVIKSHHNVGGLPDYMKLKLVEPLRELFKDEVRALGRELGLSDAFVGRHPFPGPGLAIRIPGEITPDAVETLQQADAIYLDEIRKAGLYDKIWQAFAVLLPVKTVGVMGDARTYEKVLALRAVSSTDGMTADFYQFPWDVLSKTATRIINEVRGVNRVVYDVTSKPPGTIEWE